The following proteins are co-located in the Solanum pennellii chromosome 1, SPENNV200 genome:
- the LOC107007772 gene encoding scarecrow-like protein 22, which yields MKGMPLPFEFEGKGVLELDVLFNKNSILNSWNNHNTSKESSSCCYFVNSPSAVLDTIRSPRPINSSSTLSSSLGGGGGGGGTASTDTAGGGVAAVSANPSSKWQQQQQDNTTATSSNVGAESELQQVQPPSSLEMGAAATGGDKCAMEEWEGGLSESVMASPCQEQSILRWIMGDVDDPSMANLNKVLQVSGTGDYEFNGGFGVVDQGFGVDPVGQIGSFMPAISSSVSMSSSSFPTNRMNSDKIGLVSNPPTNLPQNPIFPSLSNNLGPIAFGQTQQQPFESTDLKPQTFNSQFLINQHQTQIPQNPSFLLPLPFAQQEQNLVLPPQAKRHNPGTMGGLEPGSQISKGLFLDAGHQQPTPSQGIAHQLQLLPHFRPGAMGTKPKMVGEEMAQFHQLQQQQQQQQQAIIDQLFKAAELVQTGNPVLAQGILARLNHQLSPIGKPFYRAAFYCKEALQLLLHANTNNLNPSMASSPFSLIFKIGAYKSFSEISPVAQFANFTCNQALLEVLDGFERIHIVDFDIGYGGQWASLMQELALRSGGAPTLKITALASPSTHDQLELGLTRENLIHFASEINMAFEFEILSIDSLNSTSWSLPPLVSENEAIAVNLPVSSLSSYQLSLPLVLRFVKQLSPRIVVSVDRGCDRTDLPFPNHVIQALQSYSNLLESLDAVNVNFDALQKIERFLLQPGIERIVMGRFRSPEKTQHWRSLFLSSGFAPLSLSNFTESQAECVVKRTPVRGFHVEKRQSSLVLCWQRKELISASAWRC from the coding sequence ATGAAGGGGATGCCCTTACCCTTTGAATTTGAGGGGAAGGGGGTGTTAGAATTAGACGTTTTGTTCAATAAAAATAGTATCTTGAATTCTTGGAATAATCACAATACCAGCAAAGAAAGTAGTAGTTGTTGTTACTTTGTAAATAGTCCAAGTGCTGTCCTGGATACTATAAGGAGTCCAAGGCCTATTAATTCCTCTTCAACACTGTCTTCATCTttgggtggtggtggtggtggtggaggcACTGCTTCCACAGACACTGCAGGAGGAGGTGTGGCGGCAGTTTCTGCAAACCCATCTTCTAAAtggcagcagcagcagcaagaCAATACTACTGCTACAAGCTCCAATGTGGGAGCTGAATCTGAGCTTCAACAAGTTCAACCCCCATCTTCTCTTGAGATGGGTGCTGCTGCCACAGGAGGGGATAAATGTGCTATGGAGGAGTGGGAAGGAGGGTTATCAGAGTCTGTAATGGCTTCACCTTGCCAAGAACAGTCTATACTAAGGTGGATCATGGGAGATGTGGATGACCCTTCCATGGCTAACTTGAATAAGGTGTTGCAGGTTAGTGGTACAGGGGACTATGAATTCAATGGTGGATTTGGGGTTGTGGATCAAGGTTTTGGTGTAGACCCAGTTGGCCAAATTGGTAGTTTTATGCCTGCAATTAGCTCATCTGTTTCTATGTCAAGTTCAAGTTTTCCTACCAACAGAATGAACAGTGACAAGATTGGCTTGGTTTCTAACCCACCCACAAATCTCCCTCAAAATCCAATCTTTCCTTCATTGTCTAACAATCTTGGGCCAATTGCATTTGGCCAGACACAGCAACAGCCGTTTGAGAGCACTGATTTGAAGCCTCAGACTTTCAATTCTCAGTTCTTGATAAACCAGCACCAAACACAGATTCCTCAGAACCCATCGTTTCTTTTGCCACTACCATTTGCACAACAGGAACAAAATCTTGTCTTGCCACCGCAGGCGAAACGACACAACCCCGGGACCATGGGAGGGCTTGAACCGGGCTCTCAGATCTCCAAAGGCTTGTTTCTAGATGCAGGGCACCAGCAGCCAACACCATCTCAGGGGATTGCTCATCAGCTCCAGCTACTTCCCCATTTTAGGCCAGGAGCAATGGGGACAAAGCCAAAGATGGTGGGGGAAGAAATGGCTCAGTTTCATCAActacaacaacagcagcagcagcaacaacaagcGATTATTGACCAGCTATTCAAAGCTGCAGAGCTGGTCCAGACAGGGAATCCGGTACTCGCGCAAGGGATATTGGCGCGGCTCAATCACCAGCTCTCTCCAATTGGTAAGCCTTTCTATAGGGCTGCTTTTTATTGCAAGGAAGCTTTACAATTGCTACTCCATGCCAACACCAACAACTTGAACCCATCAATGGCCTCTTCGCCTTTTAGTCTCATTTTCAAGATTGGTGCCTATAAGTCCTTCTCTGAGATCTCACCAGTTGCACAGTTTGCTAATTTTACTTGTAACCAAGCCCTGCTTGAGGTCTTGGATGGGTTTGAAAGAATTCATATTGTAGATTTCGATATCGGTTATGGCGGGCAATGGGCCTCCCTTATGCAAGAGCTTGCCTTGAGAAGTGGTGGCGCACCTACTCTGAAAATAACTGCATTAGCCTCACCATCCACACATGACCAGCTAGAGCTTGGACTCACCAGAGAAAATTTGATCCATTTTGCTAGTGAAATCAATATGGCATTTGAGTTTGAAATTTTAAGCATTGATTCTTTAAATTCAACGTCATGGTCACTGCCTCCTTTAGTCTCAGAGAATGAGGCAATTGCTGTCAATCTTCCAGTTAGCTCGCTTTCGAGCTATCAGTTGTCCCTTCCATTGGTTCTTCGTTTTGTGAAGCAGTTGTCACCTAGGATTGTGGTTTCTGTGGATAGAGGTTGTGACCGGACTGACCTACCATTTCCAAACCATGTAATTCAAGCCCTTCAGTCCTACTCAAATCTTCTTGAGTCACTAGATGCTGTAAATGTGAATTTCGATGCCCTCCAAAAGATCGAAAGGTTCTTGCTCCAACCAGGAATTGAAAGAATTGTAATGGGTCGTTTTCGATCCCCTGAAAAGACGCAGCATTGGAGGTCACTGTTTTTGTCATCTGGATTCGCCCCATTATCTCTCAGCAATTTTACAGAATCACAGGCCGAGTGTGTAGTCAAGAGGACTCCTGTTAGAGGTTTCCATGTGGAGAAGAGGCAGTCTTCACTTGTTCTCTGCTGGCAGCGGAAGGAGCTCATCTCAGCTTCAGCTTGGAGGTGCTGA
- the LOC107032685 gene encoding uncharacterized protein LOC107032685: protein MSITKITTLLMMIFLLFHACNARSLGIMNKNEEKPNVARVPSTPSDVKSKHSSSKPNKSVKENDEKDHHYGVSVSWKVHQQKREDPPPEFNLDYLPARTHPPVHN, encoded by the exons ATGTCAATCACCAAAATCACTACTCTTCTCATGatgattttccttctttttcatgcatgtaaTGCTCGCTCACTTGGTATAATGAACAAG AATGAAGAGAAACCAAATGTTGCTAGGGTTCCTAGTACTCCATCGGATGTAAAATCAAAACACTCATCATCAAAGCCAAATAAAAGTGTGaaggaaaatgatgaaaaagatCATCACTATGGAGTTTCAGTTAGTTGGAAGGTTCATCAACAGAAAAGGGAAGATCCACCACCAGAGTTTAACCTAGATTATTTACCAGCAAGAACACACCCTCCAGTtcacaattaa